A stretch of DNA from Planococcus antarcticus DSM 14505:
TTTATATTGATGGCGACATTCAGACGATCGTTTCCAAGTCTTTGAACGGCAACATTGTAGCTACTACAAGATGCAAAGAAGCACGTAAGTTGGAAACAAAGACTTTGGCAGGCAATGTGGAAATCTACATTCCTTCACATTTGCCGTTGAAAGGCGAAGTTTCGTCGAATCTTGGCAAAATGGATGTCTTGCTTTCGGATATCGACAGTACGCATGAGCAAGGACAATTCATGCAAAAATCAATTCGGTTCTCGAAACAAGGAACTGAACCAGCTGCAGCTCCACTATTGGTCTATGGCGAAACCAAAACAGGTTCTGTCCTGCTTCGCTACCTAACAATCGAATAAAATAATTGTAAAGCCGACACAGGCATCCTGTGTCGGCTTTACTTATCAAATGCACATAATTGGTATTTTCTGATTTTTTATCATAGTATTTAAATAAAAGAAAGGTTTTGAGGAATGATAGCCACTATTTTAATTGGACTGATGATCCTTCTGATGTTGCTTAATCTTTATTACTTCTTCACAAATCAGCAGCATAAGGAAAGTTTTATCCACATGTCACTGTTTACAAAACTATTTCTCGTGATGACAGCAGTCACTTTTGGCTTTGCTATCATTTATTATTTACTGGCTTTGAATAACAATGTTCTAAGACTCAATGATGAAACAGGAAGAGTAGCAGGAGACGATTTTTGGGACTTTTTATACTTTAGTGGAGTGACGATGCTATCCGTAGGCTATGGCGATTTGGTGCCGGTTGGCGTTGCCCGATTTTTTGCTGTCATTCAAGCGGCATTGGGCTTGTTGTTGCCGTCAGCCTATTTTGTTAAAGCGTTTGGTGAAATGACTAACCATGAAAAAGATGGGCAAGGAAATCGAAGTGATAAAACAGTGGAAAATGAGGAGGTAAAGAATAGTGAATAAGAATGTTTCC
This window harbors:
- a CDS encoding potassium channel family protein, which codes for MIATILIGLMILLMLLNLYYFFTNQQHKESFIHMSLFTKLFLVMTAVTFGFAIIYYLLALNNNVLRLNDETGRVAGDDFWDFLYFSGVTMLSVGYGDLVPVGVARFFAVIQAALGLLLPSAYFVKAFGEMTNHEKDGQGNRSDKTVENEEVKNSE